Proteins from a single region of Methanoculleus taiwanensis:
- a CDS encoding adenosylhomocysteinase — MNSGDKKITWARQYMPVLSSIRERFEREQPFAGMTIGMALHVEAKTAVLVETLAAGGAEVHITGCNPLSTQDDVAAALNERPNIHCYAKRACSVEEYYAAIDRVLDAKPAVTIDDGMDLIHRIHTGRRELLESIVGGCEETTTGIHRLRAMANEGKLEFPVIAVNDTPMKRFFDNVHGTGESSLTAIMTTTNVLIAGKHLVVAGYGYCGRGLAEKASGLGARVIVTEVDPRRALQAHMDGFAVMTMDEAAALGDIFVTTTGNAGIITHRHFPTMKSGAILSNAGHFNVELEVDWLEEHADAVERRDGIDSYTIGGKTIHVLAEGRLVNLAVPKGMGHPIEVMDLSFAVQALSAEYIAKIGSTLPGGVYDVPNEMDERIASLKLAALGITIDTLTEEQVTYMTSWDIGT; from the coding sequence ATGAACTCGGGAGACAAGAAGATAACGTGGGCACGGCAGTACATGCCGGTGCTCTCATCCATCAGGGAGCGGTTCGAGCGTGAACAACCCTTCGCCGGCATGACGATCGGCATGGCGCTTCACGTCGAGGCAAAGACGGCGGTGCTCGTCGAGACGCTGGCGGCCGGCGGTGCGGAGGTGCACATCACCGGTTGTAATCCCCTCTCGACCCAGGACGACGTCGCGGCTGCGCTCAACGAACGGCCGAATATTCACTGCTATGCAAAGAGGGCGTGCAGTGTCGAGGAGTACTACGCCGCCATCGACCGGGTGCTCGATGCAAAGCCCGCTGTCACCATCGACGACGGGATGGATCTCATCCACCGCATTCACACGGGACGGCGGGAACTCCTGGAGTCGATCGTCGGCGGTTGCGAGGAGACGACGACCGGTATCCACCGCCTCCGGGCGATGGCAAATGAGGGCAAACTCGAGTTTCCCGTTATCGCCGTCAACGACACGCCGATGAAGCGGTTCTTCGACAATGTCCACGGCACCGGCGAGAGCTCGCTCACCGCCATCATGACGACGACGAACGTCCTGATTGCGGGCAAGCACCTCGTCGTCGCGGGTTACGGCTACTGCGGGCGTGGTCTTGCAGAGAAGGCGAGCGGCCTTGGAGCGCGGGTCATCGTCACCGAGGTCGACCCGCGGCGGGCACTGCAGGCGCATATGGACGGGTTTGCCGTCATGACGATGGACGAGGCGGCAGCGCTCGGCGACATCTTCGTCACCACGACCGGGAATGCGGGCATCATTACGCACCGCCACTTCCCGACGATGAAGAGCGGTGCAATCCTCTCGAACGCCGGCCACTTCAACGTCGAACTTGAGGTCGACTGGCTCGAGGAGCATGCGGATGCGGTCGAGCGGCGGGACGGTATCGACTCCTACACGATCGGCGGCAAGACCATTCACGTCCTCGCCGAGGGGCGGCTCGTCAATCTCGCCGTCCCGAAGGGGATGGGACACCCCATCGAGGTTATGGACTTAAGTTTTGCCGTTCAGGCACTCAGCGCCGAATATATCGCCAAAATCGGCAGCACCCTCCCCGGCGGCGTCTACGACGTGCCGAACGAGATGGACGAACGGATCGCAAGCCTCAAACTGGCCGCACTCGGGATCACGATCGATACCCTGACCGAGGAGCAGGTCACCTATATGACGAGCTGGGATATCGGCACGTAA
- the pheS gene encoding phenylalanine--tRNA ligase subunit alpha: MELTLNEKRLLVALEPLGTVDAATLADRMDARREAVVQYALLASDRGLATLERCVNTVYSLTEEGNKYVGAGLPERQLLESFAAEIPMRDLQQHPLAKIGIGQMRKKGWISIRDGIVRKEGSPAPGADELAFANIAKGLIDEDGEAIVELRKRGLVQEEETVTYTVAITPEGRELVRRGLDLREEVGTLTREQIISGEWKDLNLRRYSVEKLPKRIYPGKVHPYQRMLDDMRRILLDMGFTEMHGSIVQSSFWNFDALFQPQDHPAREMQDTFFLGEEWPLPAGFERVRDMHEHGGETSSTGWGGVWSSKKAQQCVLRTHTTSLSIQHLVEHPEPPVKAFCIGRVYRREAIDPTHLPEFEQLEGIMMDRGVTFSHLLGFLKEFYRKMGFEDVRFRPAYFPYTEPSVEPEVWVDGLGWVELGGAGIFRQEVTAPCGIQYPVLAWGLGVSRLAMLKVGLKDLRQLYRSDIEWIRETPIVGRRPDGGE, from the coding sequence GTGGAACTGACATTAAATGAAAAGAGACTGCTCGTCGCTCTCGAGCCTCTCGGCACGGTCGATGCGGCAACCCTTGCCGACCGGATGGATGCGCGAAGAGAGGCCGTGGTGCAGTATGCCCTCCTTGCGAGCGACCGGGGTCTTGCAACGCTGGAGCGGTGTGTCAATACGGTCTATTCTCTGACCGAAGAGGGAAATAAGTATGTGGGGGCCGGCCTCCCCGAGCGGCAGCTCCTTGAGAGCTTCGCCGCCGAGATCCCGATGCGGGACCTGCAGCAGCACCCGCTCGCGAAGATCGGAATCGGCCAGATGCGCAAAAAAGGCTGGATCAGCATCCGTGACGGCATCGTCCGGAAGGAGGGGAGCCCAGCGCCCGGAGCGGACGAACTCGCTTTTGCGAATATCGCGAAGGGTCTCATAGACGAGGATGGCGAAGCGATCGTCGAGCTCCGGAAGCGGGGGCTCGTGCAGGAGGAGGAGACCGTGACGTACACTGTTGCGATCACCCCTGAAGGGCGCGAACTCGTCCGCCGCGGGCTCGATCTCCGTGAAGAGGTCGGCACGCTCACCCGGGAGCAGATCATCTCGGGCGAGTGGAAAGATCTCAATCTCCGCCGCTACAGCGTGGAGAAACTGCCAAAGAGGATCTATCCTGGAAAGGTGCATCCGTATCAGCGGATGCTCGACGATATGCGGCGGATTCTCCTCGATATGGGCTTTACCGAGATGCACGGCAGTATCGTCCAGAGCTCGTTCTGGAACTTCGACGCCCTCTTCCAGCCGCAGGATCACCCTGCACGCGAGATGCAGGATACCTTCTTCCTCGGCGAGGAATGGCCGCTCCCGGCAGGGTTCGAGCGTGTCCGGGATATGCACGAGCACGGCGGGGAGACCTCGTCCACCGGGTGGGGAGGTGTCTGGAGCAGCAAAAAGGCTCAGCAGTGCGTGCTCCGGACACACACGACCAGTCTCTCCATCCAGCACCTTGTAGAGCACCCGGAGCCTCCGGTCAAGGCCTTCTGCATCGGCAGGGTCTACCGGCGGGAGGCGATCGATCCGACGCATCTCCCGGAGTTCGAGCAGCTCGAGGGTATCATGATGGACAGAGGCGTAACCTTCAGCCACCTGCTCGGTTTCCTGAAAGAGTTTTACAGGAAGATGGGCTTTGAAGACGTCCGGTTCCGGCCGGCCTACTTCCCGTACACCGAGCCGTCCGTGGAGCCCGAGGTCTGGGTGGACGGCCTCGGGTGGGTGGAGCTCGGCGGTGCCGGTATATTCCGTCAGGAGGTCACCGCCCCGTGTGGTATTCAGTACCCGGTGCTCGCCTGGGGGCTCGGTGTCAGCCGGCTTGCCATGCTGAAGGTGGGCTTGAAAGATCTCCGGCAGCTCTACCGCAGCGACATCGAATGGATACGGGAGACGCCGATTGTCGGTAGACGGCCGGACGGCGGTGAGTGA
- a CDS encoding tryptophan--tRNA ligase: protein MQSGINPWSNNQTGDVGKLFSEFGIEPIMPVAERLPEIPSFMRRGIVVGHRDYRPIADAIRNRTPFHVLTGFMPSGLPHLGHLMVMKEVVWHVRQGGTGYIAIADREAHAVRGISWEKCREYGKEYLKCLYALGFEGTTYFQSRNNRLKDLAFEASTKVNFSDLAAIYGFGQETSLSHAMSVITQVADILYPQLDAGPAPTIVPVGIDQDPHIRLTRDVAHKLRMFTVEDRGEYVSVRSKNAPESALVAVHRAFPGSKKYEGHVDIRGTPPERVGEVVRGIEIEHGGFGFYSPSSTYHIFMPGLQGGKMSSSVPESSFGFYEPEKAIKKKVMSALTGGRMTLEEQKELGGEPDRCSVYLLNLFHMVEDDAELAEIRRRCVGGELTCGQCKKETFERVSVFVKDLREKMDAVEHLVEV from the coding sequence ATGCAATCCGGGATAAATCCATGGTCGAATAACCAGACCGGCGATGTCGGCAAACTCTTCTCCGAGTTTGGCATCGAACCGATCATGCCTGTCGCAGAGAGGCTTCCAGAAATACCGTCTTTCATGCGGAGAGGAATCGTCGTCGGTCACCGCGACTATCGGCCGATAGCCGATGCTATACGGAACAGAACCCCGTTCCATGTGCTCACCGGTTTCATGCCGTCCGGCCTTCCGCACCTCGGACACCTGATGGTCATGAAAGAGGTTGTCTGGCATGTCCGGCAGGGTGGAACCGGCTACATCGCCATCGCCGACCGTGAGGCACACGCTGTCCGGGGAATATCGTGGGAGAAGTGCAGGGAGTACGGCAAAGAGTACCTCAAGTGCCTCTACGCACTCGGCTTTGAGGGGACGACGTACTTCCAGAGCCGGAATAACCGCTTAAAAGACCTCGCTTTCGAGGCGTCTACCAAGGTGAACTTCTCCGATCTTGCGGCCATCTACGGGTTCGGACAGGAGACGTCCCTCTCCCACGCCATGAGCGTGATCACCCAGGTCGCGGATATTCTCTACCCTCAGCTCGACGCAGGCCCTGCTCCCACGATCGTGCCGGTCGGGATCGATCAGGACCCGCACATCCGGCTCACCCGCGATGTGGCGCATAAACTCCGGATGTTTACCGTCGAAGACCGGGGCGAGTACGTCTCGGTCCGGTCGAAGAATGCTCCCGAATCGGCGCTCGTTGCCGTGCATCGTGCATTTCCGGGCTCGAAGAAGTACGAGGGGCACGTGGATATCAGGGGGACTCCTCCTGAACGGGTCGGTGAGGTCGTGCGAGGAATCGAGATCGAGCATGGCGGTTTCGGGTTCTACTCACCGTCGTCGACCTATCACATCTTCATGCCCGGCCTGCAGGGCGGCAAGATGTCAAGCAGCGTTCCCGAGAGCTCGTTCGGATTCTACGAGCCCGAGAAAGCGATCAAAAAGAAGGTGATGTCGGCACTGACCGGCGGTCGGATGACCCTTGAAGAGCAGAAAGAACTCGGCGGCGAGCCTGACCGCTGCTCCGTCTATCTCTTAAATCTCTTCCATATGGTTGAAGACGATGCCGAACTCGCCGAGATCCGGCGCCGGTGTGTCGGAGGCGAGCTGACCTGCGGGCAGTGCAAGAAGGAGACCTTCGAGCGGGTCAGCGTGTTCGTCAAAGATCTGCGTGAGAAGATGGATGCAGTGGAGCATCTGGTGGAGGTGTAA
- the pheT gene encoding phenylalanine--tRNA ligase subunit beta: MPIITLPYAYLERLTGTDRKTIIDRVPMIGADIERIEDDHADIEFFPDRPDLFSTEGVARAMRGFLGLEEGLAAYDVRPSGIAFSVDPGLAEIRPYLGSAVIRNVSLDEEAIESLMGLQEALHWAVGRGRAKVAIGVHDLDRVTPPFRYIASPRDRSFVPLDFTREMTLDEMLEEHPKGRDYARLVQDFLRFPLIVDADDQVLSFPPIINGELTRVTTETRNILLDTTGTDRRAVMIAVNIICTALAEAGATIESVTVDDLAMPSLAPAERQVSVEECAELLGIPLTAESMAALLRKMRFGAEPAGNGLLSVRVPCYRADILHDWDVFEDVAIAYGYEQFAAELPPTFTTAQEHPINALMGIVRSIFVGLGYLEVMPFTLTNERILFDRMQRERSPAALRVLHPISEEQTVVRTAVLPLLMETLQLNKHRELPQRLFAVGDVVEDMAARQTAAAVSIHPGADFSEAYAAADVLCRELGLVYSVAESEDPAFIDGRRGDIIVDGKKVGVFGEIHPAALGGFELEHPVAALELDLRAVPGYPG, translated from the coding sequence ATGCCGATTATTACCCTGCCCTATGCATACCTGGAACGGCTGACCGGCACCGACCGTAAGACCATCATCGACCGTGTGCCGATGATCGGTGCCGATATCGAGCGAATAGAAGACGATCATGCCGACATAGAGTTCTTCCCTGACCGCCCCGATCTCTTCTCCACCGAAGGGGTTGCCCGCGCCATGCGGGGTTTCCTCGGGCTGGAAGAGGGGCTCGCAGCCTATGACGTCCGCCCGTCCGGGATAGCCTTCTCGGTCGATCCCGGGCTTGCGGAGATCCGGCCTTACCTTGGCTCGGCGGTGATCCGGAACGTCTCCCTCGACGAAGAAGCGATCGAGAGTCTGATGGGACTTCAGGAGGCGCTGCACTGGGCGGTCGGCCGCGGCCGCGCCAAGGTGGCGATAGGTGTCCACGATCTGGATAGGGTTACGCCGCCGTTCCGCTACATCGCATCGCCCCGTGACCGCTCCTTCGTGCCGCTCGACTTTACGCGGGAGATGACGCTCGACGAGATGCTCGAGGAACACCCGAAAGGACGCGACTACGCCCGCCTCGTACAGGACTTCCTCCGCTTCCCGCTGATCGTCGATGCCGACGACCAGGTGCTCTCGTTCCCGCCGATCATCAACGGCGAGCTGACGAGGGTGACGACCGAGACCCGGAATATCCTCCTCGATACGACCGGCACCGATAGACGGGCGGTGATGATCGCGGTGAATATCATCTGCACCGCTCTTGCAGAGGCAGGAGCGACGATTGAGTCCGTCACCGTCGACGATCTTGCGATGCCGTCGCTTGCGCCGGCGGAGCGGCAGGTCAGCGTCGAAGAGTGCGCAGAACTGCTCGGCATTCCGCTGACGGCGGAGTCGATGGCGGCTCTCCTCCGGAAGATGCGGTTCGGTGCGGAGCCTGCCGGTAACGGGCTGCTCTCTGTCCGGGTTCCCTGCTACCGGGCGGACATCCTGCACGACTGGGATGTCTTCGAAGATGTGGCGATCGCCTATGGATACGAGCAGTTCGCCGCCGAACTGCCGCCGACCTTCACCACCGCACAGGAGCATCCGATCAATGCCCTGATGGGGATTGTGCGGTCTATCTTCGTCGGTCTCGGCTACCTCGAAGTGATGCCGTTTACGCTGACGAACGAGCGGATACTCTTCGACAGGATGCAGCGCGAGCGTTCCCCTGCGGCGCTCCGGGTGCTGCATCCGATCTCGGAGGAGCAGACCGTCGTCAGGACGGCTGTTCTCCCCCTGCTGATGGAGACGCTGCAGCTGAACAAGCACCGCGAACTCCCGCAGCGCCTCTTTGCGGTCGGTGACGTCGTCGAGGATATGGCCGCCCGCCAGACGGCTGCGGCGGTCAGCATCCATCCCGGTGCCGACTTCTCGGAGGCATATGCCGCCGCCGACGTGCTCTGCCGCGAACTCGGCCTTGTTTATTCGGTAGCGGAGTCGGAAGATCCAGCATTCATCGATGGCCGTCGCGGTGATATCATTGTGGACGGTAAAAAAGTAGGGGTCTTCGGCGAGATTCATCCTGCAGCGCTCGGCGGCTTCGAGCTCGAGCACCCGGTGGCGGCTCTCGAGCTCGATCTCAGAGCCGTACCGGGATACCCCGGGTAG
- a CDS encoding P-II family nitrogen regulator, with protein MKEIMAIVRMKKTGATKRALIEAGVAGFTAVKAMGRGKLLPDEEINIPCKEKLMGMAATDVIDREESEEQVVAFLDDKTMFPRRLFTILAYDEDVPRIVEAIIKANRTERGAGDGKIFVTPVNDVVRVRTGESGDAAIW; from the coding sequence ATGAAAGAGATTATGGCCATCGTGCGGATGAAAAAGACCGGTGCGACGAAACGGGCCCTGATCGAGGCAGGCGTCGCTGGTTTTACCGCCGTCAAAGCGATGGGCAGAGGAAAACTGCTGCCGGATGAGGAGATAAACATCCCCTGCAAGGAGAAACTCATGGGGATGGCCGCTACTGACGTCATCGACAGGGAGGAATCCGAAGAGCAGGTCGTCGCGTTCCTCGACGATAAAACGATGTTTCCGCGGCGGTTGTTCACCATCCTCGCCTACGACGAGGACGTACCGCGGATTGTTGAAGCGATAATCAAAGCCAACCGCACGGAGCGCGGTGCAGGCGACGGGAAGATCTTCGTAACGCCCGTAAATGATGTAGTCCGTGTCCGCACGGGCGAATCCGGTGACGCTGCAATCTGGTGA
- a CDS encoding P-II family nitrogen regulator yields MQFVRAIVRPEKKDEVLENLSAGGFNAATVVDVVGRGKQKGIRMGDVYYDEIPKSLILVAIEDGDRDRIVDIILKTAKTGQSGNFGDGKIFISPVAEAYTVSTGSKGL; encoded by the coding sequence ATGCAGTTCGTACGAGCGATAGTCCGGCCGGAAAAGAAGGACGAAGTCCTTGAAAACCTGTCTGCAGGAGGATTCAACGCCGCGACGGTTGTCGACGTCGTAGGCCGCGGCAAGCAGAAGGGCATCAGGATGGGGGACGTCTACTACGACGAGATCCCGAAATCCCTCATTCTCGTCGCGATAGAGGACGGGGATCGAGACAGGATCGTGGACATAATCCTGAAGACTGCCAAAACCGGCCAGAGCGGCAACTTCGGCGACGGAAAGATCTTCATCAGTCCCGTGGCAGAGGCGTACACCGTGTCGACGGGGAGCAAAGGCCTGTGA
- the nifD gene encoding nitrogenase molybdenum-iron protein alpha chain — MTMTDVNIDEILAPMPDKVKKNRRKHIVKKDASAGCRPQIEANTRTVPGIITQRGCSYAGCKGVVVGPIKDMLTITHGPIGCAYYSWGTRRNKARTDDSTPPDQIYSTMCFSTDMQESDIVFGGEKKLAKMIDEVVEIFHPRAINICATCPIGLIGDDLGAVSKAAEERHGIPIIHYNCEGYKGVSQSAGHHIANNQIMERMIGTGTEKVDGKYVLNFLGEYNIGGDAWEIERVLEEIGYTVGSTLTGDSAYATIKNMHTAHLNLVQCHRSINYIAEMMETKYGIPWLKVNFIGIDATIDTLRDIAQCFGDKELIARTELVIERELAAVTPEIERYQKICRGKTAFIFVGGSRSHHYQFLLRNLGMEVMVAGYEFAHRDDYEGREVIPTIKSDADSKNIPELHVKPDTEMYRPPHLRLKMSQEKYDELVASGVLNEYRGMYPDMVNGGIMIDDANHFETEELVKVFKPDLIFTGIKDKYVTHKMGLPSKQIHSYDYSGPYTCFRGAVTFAKDVAHSLSTPAWKMITPPWEQSITEQR; from the coding sequence ATGACGATGACGGACGTAAACATCGACGAGATACTGGCGCCAATGCCGGACAAAGTAAAAAAGAACCGGAGGAAACACATCGTCAAAAAGGATGCATCCGCCGGTTGCCGCCCACAGATCGAGGCAAACACAAGGACGGTTCCCGGTATCATAACGCAGCGGGGATGCAGCTATGCCGGGTGCAAGGGCGTGGTCGTCGGGCCGATCAAGGATATGCTCACGATCACCCACGGCCCGATCGGGTGCGCGTACTACAGCTGGGGAACACGGCGGAACAAGGCACGGACCGACGACAGTACTCCTCCGGATCAGATCTACTCGACGATGTGCTTCTCGACCGACATGCAGGAGAGCGACATCGTCTTTGGCGGCGAGAAGAAGCTTGCGAAGATGATCGACGAGGTCGTGGAGATCTTCCACCCGAGGGCCATCAACATCTGTGCGACATGCCCGATCGGGCTTATCGGCGATGATCTCGGTGCCGTTTCAAAAGCGGCAGAGGAGCGGCACGGGATTCCGATAATCCATTATAACTGCGAGGGCTATAAGGGAGTCAGCCAGTCGGCCGGCCACCATATCGCCAACAATCAGATCATGGAACGCATGATCGGGACCGGTACCGAGAAGGTGGACGGGAAATACGTCCTCAACTTCCTTGGGGAGTACAACATCGGTGGAGACGCATGGGAGATCGAGAGAGTCCTCGAGGAGATCGGATATACAGTAGGTTCGACCCTTACCGGCGATTCGGCCTATGCAACCATCAAGAACATGCATACGGCCCACTTAAACCTCGTCCAGTGCCACCGTTCGATCAACTACATCGCCGAGATGATGGAGACGAAGTACGGCATTCCCTGGCTGAAGGTGAACTTCATCGGTATCGATGCGACGATTGATACGCTCCGCGATATCGCACAGTGTTTCGGCGACAAAGAACTGATAGCGAGAACCGAACTCGTCATTGAGCGCGAACTTGCTGCAGTCACACCGGAGATCGAGCGATACCAAAAGATCTGCAGGGGCAAGACTGCCTTTATCTTCGTCGGCGGGTCGCGCAGCCACCACTACCAGTTCTTGCTTCGGAATCTCGGTATGGAAGTGATGGTTGCGGGGTACGAGTTCGCCCACCGTGACGACTACGAGGGGCGCGAGGTCATACCGACCATCAAGAGCGATGCGGACTCGAAGAACATCCCCGAGCTCCATGTCAAACCGGACACCGAGATGTACAGGCCGCCCCACCTGCGCCTGAAGATGTCGCAGGAGAAGTACGACGAGCTGGTCGCATCCGGCGTCCTCAACGAGTACAGGGGAATGTACCCGGACATGGTAAACGGCGGGATCATGATCGACGACGCCAACCACTTCGAGACCGAAGAACTGGTCAAGGTCTTCAAGCCGGATCTCATATTCACCGGCATCAAGGACAAGTACGTCACGCACAAGATGGGCCTCCCCTCAAAGCAGATACACTCGTACGATTACAGCGGTCCTTACACCTGCTTTAGAGGTGCGGTAACCTTTGCAAAGGACGTAGCGCATTCGCTCTCCACACCCGCATGGAAGATGATCACCCCGCCCTGGGAACAGAGCATAACCGAACAGAGGTGA
- the nifH gene encoding nitrogenase iron protein — MRQVAIYGKGGIGKSTTTQNTVAALAEGGKQIMVVGCDPKADSTRLLLHGLCQKTVLDTLRDEGDDIELEEILKPGFGDTRCVESGGPEPGVGCAGRGIITSINLLESLGAYTADLDYVFYDVLGDVVCGGFAMPIREGKAEEIYIVASGELMALYAANNIAKGIQKYAQNGKVRLGGIICNSRKVDNELALLKAFAEELGSQLIYFVPRDNLVQRAEINKKTVVDFDPDANQANEYRNLAKAIDGNTMFVIPKPMTQDRLEELMMEHGFLGL; from the coding sequence ATGAGACAAGTGGCAATCTATGGAAAAGGCGGTATCGGCAAATCGACGACAACCCAGAATACGGTGGCAGCGCTCGCGGAGGGCGGTAAACAGATCATGGTAGTGGGCTGCGACCCAAAAGCTGACTCTACCCGGCTCCTGCTCCACGGATTGTGCCAGAAGACGGTGCTCGACACCCTGCGGGATGAAGGTGACGATATCGAGCTCGAGGAGATCCTGAAGCCCGGATTCGGGGATACTCGCTGTGTCGAATCGGGCGGGCCTGAACCCGGGGTGGGGTGCGCCGGCAGGGGGATCATCACGTCCATCAACCTTCTGGAATCACTTGGAGCATACACCGCTGACCTTGACTACGTCTTTTACGACGTTCTCGGCGACGTCGTCTGCGGTGGTTTCGCGATGCCCATCCGTGAAGGAAAGGCGGAGGAGATCTACATCGTGGCTTCGGGCGAACTGATGGCGCTGTATGCTGCGAACAACATCGCGAAAGGCATTCAGAAGTACGCCCAGAACGGCAAAGTCAGGCTCGGCGGCATCATCTGCAACAGCCGGAAGGTGGATAACGAACTCGCCCTGTTAAAGGCGTTCGCAGAAGAGCTCGGATCACAGCTGATCTACTTCGTCCCGCGGGACAATCTGGTGCAGCGTGCCGAGATCAACAAAAAGACGGTCGTCGACTTCGACCCGGACGCCAATCAGGCGAACGAGTACCGGAATCTCGCAAAGGCCATCGATGGGAACACGATGTTTGTCATTCCAAAGCCCATGACGCAGGATCGCCTTGAAGAACTGATGATGGAACACGGGTTCCTGGGCCTGTAA
- the hisF gene encoding imidazole glycerol phosphate synthase subunit HisF yields MVLTKRIIPCLDLKDGRVVKGTNFLNLRDAGDPVELAQRYNEQGADEVVFLDITASKEQRGTIIDVVQRAADQLFLPLTVGGGIRALDDMQQILRAGADKVSINTSAVQDPTLISRGAERFGTQCIVVAMDVRRNFELSPERNIVGLPDGRECWYEVVIYGGSKPTGIDAIAWAEEAESRGAGEILLTSMETDGTKNGFDIPITSAISGRVGIPVIASGGVGTLDHFYDGFTAGRADACLAASVFHYGEFTVHQVKEHLATRGIPVRL; encoded by the coding sequence ATGGTTCTGACAAAGCGGATCATCCCCTGCCTGGATCTCAAGGACGGCCGTGTGGTCAAGGGCACCAACTTCCTGAATCTCCGGGATGCAGGCGATCCCGTCGAGCTTGCGCAGCGGTACAACGAACAGGGGGCGGACGAAGTCGTCTTCCTCGACATCACCGCGTCGAAGGAACAGCGGGGTACGATCATCGATGTCGTCCAGCGGGCCGCCGATCAGCTCTTCCTCCCCCTCACCGTCGGCGGGGGTATCCGTGCCCTTGACGATATGCAGCAGATCCTCCGTGCCGGCGCCGACAAGGTGAGCATCAACACGAGCGCCGTTCAGGATCCGACCCTGATCAGCAGGGGAGCGGAGCGCTTTGGCACCCAGTGCATCGTCGTCGCCATGGACGTGCGGCGAAACTTCGAGCTATCGCCGGAGAGAAATATCGTCGGACTGCCGGACGGCCGGGAGTGCTGGTATGAAGTCGTCATCTACGGCGGCAGCAAGCCGACCGGCATCGATGCTATCGCATGGGCAGAAGAGGCGGAAAGCCGCGGTGCCGGAGAGATCCTCCTCACGAGTATGGAGACCGACGGGACGAAGAACGGGTTTGATATTCCGATCACCTCCGCCATCTCGGGCAGGGTCGGCATCCCGGTCATCGCAAGCGGCGGGGTCGGCACCCTCGACCACTTCTACGACGGATTTACCGCAGGGAGAGCGGACGCCTGCCTCGCAGCAAGCGTCTTCCACTACGGCGAGTTCACGGTGCACCAGGTGAAGGAGCACCTGGCTACCCGGGGTATCCCGGTACGGCTCTGA